A window from bacterium encodes these proteins:
- a CDS encoding dihydroorotate dehydrogenase, translating to MTTLPSWLAFDPRGALRLGPREFPGRIWTASGCFGYGLDGADLGAPGCGSPFDGLGAVVTKTVTPEARRGNPPPRLWETAHGALNSIGLENVGLARFADEVVPVLEARGVPFVASLAATRPEEFGDMARRLAAAADGAAHWHGVELNLSCPNVAEGGVDFGRDPGTVERCVAAAREHLPARALLAKLTPNVGSIARLAAAAASGGADGVTAINTLVGMDVDLRTGAPVLPRRRGGYSGPALLPVALARVDEIVQETGLPVVGVGGIATLEDALKFFAVGAVAVQIGTAQMCDPFAAAAVAAALAAAERRDR from the coding sequence CGGCTCGGCCCGCGCGAGTTCCCCGGCCGGATCTGGACCGCTTCGGGTTGCTTCGGTTACGGTCTGGACGGAGCCGATCTCGGCGCGCCCGGCTGCGGGTCGCCCTTCGACGGACTCGGCGCCGTGGTCACCAAGACGGTCACGCCCGAGGCCCGCCGCGGCAACCCTCCGCCCCGGCTGTGGGAGACCGCGCACGGCGCGCTGAATTCCATCGGCCTGGAGAACGTCGGCCTCGCGCGCTTCGCGGACGAGGTCGTGCCCGTCCTCGAGGCGCGCGGGGTGCCCTTCGTCGCCAGCCTCGCGGCCACCCGGCCGGAGGAGTTCGGGGACATGGCCCGCCGTCTGGCCGCCGCGGCGGACGGGGCCGCGCACTGGCACGGCGTCGAGCTGAACCTCAGCTGCCCGAACGTGGCCGAGGGCGGCGTCGACTTCGGCCGCGATCCCGGGACGGTGGAGCGCTGCGTCGCCGCGGCGCGCGAGCACCTGCCGGCGCGCGCCCTGCTGGCCAAACTCACGCCCAACGTGGGCAGCATCGCCCGGCTCGCCGCCGCGGCGGCGAGCGGCGGCGCCGACGGCGTGACCGCCATCAACACCCTGGTCGGCATGGACGTGGACCTGCGCACGGGCGCGCCGGTCCTGCCGCGCCGCCGTGGCGGCTACAGCGGGCCCGCGCTGCTGCCGGTGGCGCTGGCCCGGGTCGACGAGATCGTGCAGGAGACGGGACTGCCCGTGGTGGGCGTCGGCGGGATCGCGACCCTCGAGGATGCGCTGAAGTTCTTCGCGGTGGGAGCGGTCGCCGTGCAGATCGGCACGGCCCAGATGTGCGACCCGTTCGCCGCCGCCGCCGTGGCGGCGGCCCTGGCGGCGGCCGAGCGGCGAGATCGGTAG
- a CDS encoding DegT/DnrJ/EryC1/StrS family aminotransferase has protein sequence MHENDGRRIARYDLVTPMLPCKQEILAGVDRLLSTGEYILGREVRALEGEMAAACGAADAVGVASGSAALYMALQIAGVGPGVEVVTTPYTFVATIEAIIRLGGTPVFADIDPRTLNLDPALADAAVTGRTRVLLPVHIFGMPCEMEPFALVAERHGLDLVEDMCQAYGSLYRGRPCGSFGRLSCLSFYPTKNLPGIGDGGMIICRDAADAAPLRRLRGHETVRVGGRLLSGWNSRLDEIQALAIRVRLARFTDEQADRDRAAAIYNGLIPAANRLAEPRPGSGLRVTHHQYWIRVPDRARLEARLREAGVDFGIYYAPPLHRHELAEYCRVHGELTHAEAAGREVLALPIHQALPERDAFRIGELVKEHLARTA, from the coding sequence ATGCACGAGAACGACGGCCGCCGCATCGCCCGCTACGACCTGGTGACGCCGATGCTGCCCTGCAAGCAGGAGATCCTGGCCGGCGTCGACCGGCTGCTCTCGACCGGGGAGTACATCCTGGGCCGGGAGGTGCGCGCCCTGGAGGGCGAAATGGCCGCGGCCTGCGGGGCCGCCGACGCCGTCGGCGTCGCCTCCGGCTCCGCGGCCCTGTACATGGCGCTGCAGATCGCCGGCGTCGGCCCGGGCGTCGAGGTCGTGACCACCCCGTACACCTTCGTCGCCACGATCGAGGCGATCATCCGTCTGGGCGGCACGCCCGTCTTCGCGGACATCGACCCCCGCACGCTCAACCTGGACCCGGCTCTCGCCGACGCGGCCGTCACCGGCCGCACCCGCGTCCTGCTGCCGGTGCACATCTTCGGCATGCCCTGCGAGATGGAGCCCTTCGCCCTCGTCGCCGAACGGCACGGCCTCGACCTCGTCGAGGACATGTGCCAGGCCTACGGCTCCCTGTACCGCGGCCGCCCCTGCGGGTCCTTCGGGCGCCTGTCCTGCCTGAGCTTCTACCCGACCAAGAACCTGCCCGGCATCGGCGACGGCGGGATGATCATCTGCCGCGACGCGGCCGACGCCGCCCCGCTGCGCCGGTTGCGCGGCCACGAGACGGTCCGCGTCGGGGGCCGCCTGCTGTCGGGCTGGAACAGCCGCCTCGACGAGATCCAAGCCCTGGCGATCCGCGTCCGGCTGGCCCGCTTCACCGACGAGCAGGCCGACCGCGACCGCGCCGCCGCCATCTACAACGGGCTGATCCCCGCCGCCAATCGGCTCGCCGAGCCGCGGCCGGGCTCGGGACTACGCGTGACCCATCATCAGTACTGGATCCGCGTGCCGGATCGTGCCAGACTGGAGGCCCGGCTGCGGGAAGCCGGCGTCGACTTCGGCATCTACTACGCGCCGCCGCTGCACCGCCACGAGCTGGCCGAGTACTGTCGGGTGCACGGGGAACTGACGCACGCCGAAGCCGCGGGACGGGAAGTGCTGGCCCTGCCGATCCACCAGGCGCTGCCCGAGCGCGACGCCTTCAGGATCGGGGAACTGGTGAAGGAACACCTCGCGCGGACGGCCTGA